TTGAAGGCCTCCGTGATTCCATCGGTGTAGAACAGTATCAAATCGTTGGTTTCCAGCTTCAATGGTTGGTCTTGAAACTGATGGTCGAAGTCGACGCCGATCGGCAGTCCGGCCACCTGATCCAGTGGCAGAATCTGCCCGGCGCGCCGTAGTCGCGGGGGATTGTGCCCAGCGCAGGCATAGGTCAGCTCGCGCTTTTGTGGATCGAAGATGGCGTAGAACGCGGTCACAAAACTGCTCGTCCGACTCATGAAGCGCCCCGTAAGCTTCTGATTGAGAAAATTCAACATCTCGGCGGGGGGCGTAGGCGGCCCGGGAAAGGCGTGCGCCACCGCGTGCGTAATCGCCATCACCGTGGCGGCCGGCGTGCCGTGACCGCTGACGTCGGCAATGAAAATGCCCCAGCAACCGCCGGGCAAGGGAAAGAAATCGTAGTAATCCCCGCCAGCGCGGCGCGATGTTTGATAATGCGCGGCCATCTCCAGCCCGTCGATGCGCGGCAATTCTGCAGGCAACAGCGCGCGTTGAATGTCGCCAACGATCTGGAACTCGTGATCGAGCGCTTCGTAGGCGGTTTTCAATTCGTCCGCCAGCACCAGATTGTAGGTGGCGCGCCCAAACAGATTGCTGGTCAGCACCATTTCAGGAAAGCGATCTCGCTCGAACGACGCGGGATCTTTGTGCAACGTGATCACCATATTCGTCGCCACTCCGCCATGAAAATGCGGAATCGCCGAGAGCAGCCGAAAACCTTGCAGATACTCGATGGCCGGCTCGTCGGGGGCGAGGGAGTAATCTTCGAGCAGTCGGGGCGTCTCTTGATAAATGAGGTCCGCCAGCAAGCCGCCTTTGAACAGTGGTAGTCGGTGCGGTTCCTTCCAAGGATTGACATCTTCCGTCCAGCGAGTGCAGCGCGTGACTCGAAAGTACGGATACTCCAGTCCGCGACGGCTCAGTGATATCAGGCTGTCGCGATGCACGAGCGATTTCATGCGTTCGCCATAATCGCGCACCACTTCTTGCGCGTCGGTCTGACGGCTCATGTTGCGAACGGTTTCGACGATTTGTTCGAGCCGTTGTTGCGTGTCCATCGGAGGCCTTAAGCGGCAACTGATTACGCCTAGGTCGCACGGTCGCATCGCCGGGCAGTGCGTCCATCATACGCGATTACGCCGTGTTGGGCTTGGCGGCGTTTGCCGTGGACGCGCGGAAGCAGACGCAAGATAGAGCCGTCGCTACCGTCGAATACGGTACTGATATTTGCGGCCGTCGAGTTGTCGCGATTCGACGTGATCGGCAAACGCTTCGTAATACCCACCTTCGCCCCAGTTGCCGATGTAGCGGGACTGCGTCAACCGGTTGCCGTGATACGACAGATCGCCACCCGGGCGACGCCGAACGGA
The sequence above is drawn from the Pirellulales bacterium genome and encodes:
- a CDS encoding PP2C family protein-serine/threonine phosphatase, which codes for MDTQQRLEQIVETVRNMSRQTDAQEVVRDYGERMKSLVHRDSLISLSRRGLEYPYFRVTRCTRWTEDVNPWKEPHRLPLFKGGLLADLIYQETPRLLEDYSLAPDEPAIEYLQGFRLLSAIPHFHGGVATNMVITLHKDPASFERDRFPEMVLTSNLFGRATYNLVLADELKTAYEALDHEFQIVGDIQRALLPAELPRIDGLEMAAHYQTSRRAGGDYYDFFPLPGGCWGIFIADVSGHGTPAATVMAITHAVAHAFPGPPTPPAEMLNFLNQKLTGRFMSRTSSFVTAFYAIFDPQKRELTYACAGHNPPRLRRAGQILPLDQVAGLPIGVDFDHQFQDQPLKLETNDLILFYTDGITEAFNSQGQMFGVPRLDASLAAGDASAEQVVSKLVEQLDAFCAGQPVSDDRTLLALRVR